The proteins below come from a single Leifsonia sp. 1010 genomic window:
- the rpoC gene encoding DNA-directed RNA polymerase subunit beta' — translation MLDATTFDELRIGLATADDIRRWSYGEVKKPETINYRTLKPEKDGLFGEQIFGPSRDWECSCGKYKRVRFKGIVCERCGVEVTKSSVRRERMGHIELAAPVTHIWYFKGVPSRLGYLLDMAPKDLEKVIYFAAYMVIEVDEDGRHADLPGLENELRLEIKTLSDQRDARVAERLQRLETDLAALEEEGAKADQKRRVKDTAEKEMGQIRKSFDEDIARLERVWESFRTLKVGDLKPEDADFNELVDRYGLYFEAYMGAEAIKRRLQAFDLNAEAELLREQIANGKGQKKIRAIKRLRVVSSFLATGNSPAAMVLDVVPVIPPELRPMVQLDGGRFATSDLNDLYRRVINRNNRLRRLLDLGAPEIIVNNEKRMLQEAVDALFDNGRRGRPVTGTGNRALKSLSDMLKGKQGRFRQNLLGKRVDYSGRSVIIVGPQLKLHQCGLPKQMALELFKPFVIKRLIDLSHAQNIKAAKRMVERSRPQVWDVLEEIIRERPVLLNRAPTLHRLGIQAFEPQLVEGKAIQLHPLVCAAFNADFDGDQMAVHLPLSVEAQAEARILMLASNNILKPSDGRPVTLPSQDMIIGLHHLTTVREGAVGEGRAFSSVSEAILAKDQGTLHLNAKVKIRLDNYVPSDAADTGATPITAIVETTLGRALFNETLPADYPYVEEVADKGTISSIVNALAERYPKVEVAAALDRIKDAGFYWGTRSGVTVSLSDILTPPNKAQIVAGYEKKAAKITSEFEKGLTTDLERRQELVKIWTEATNEVAEAMRANFPADNTINRMVTSGARGNWLQVRNIAGMRGLVNNPKGEIIPRPIISSYREGLSVAEYFIATHGARKGLADTALRTADSGYLTRRLVDVSQDVIIREDDCGTTKGLDLPIATVGADGALTRDPNVENSVFARTLAADAVGTDGTVVAKAGDDVGDVLIDKLVAAGVTDIKVRSVLTCESAVGVCAACYGRSLATGKLVDIGEAVGIIAAQSIGEPGTQLTMRTFHTGGSASADDITQGLPRVQELFEARTPKGASPIAEAAGRIVIEETDKSRKVILTPDSGDEPHVYPVLKRSTLLVEDGQHVELGQQLIVGTVDPKEVLRVKGVREVQKHLVGGVQGVYRSQGVPIHDKHIEVIVRQMLRKVTVVDHGDTDLLPGELVDRSRYNEINRAALQEGKKTASARQEVMGITKASLATESWLSAASFQETTRVLTQAAMEGKSDPLIGLKENVIIGKLIPAGTGLSRYRNVSVEATEEAKAERYPNRIFADDSAFSESDLSFVDFDSFSSDDYTPGTYN, via the coding sequence TTGCTCGACGCAACAACTTTTGACGAGCTGCGTATCGGCCTGGCCACCGCTGACGACATCCGTCGTTGGAGCTATGGCGAGGTCAAGAAGCCGGAGACCATCAACTACCGGACCCTGAAGCCGGAGAAGGACGGACTCTTCGGCGAGCAGATCTTCGGACCGTCCCGCGACTGGGAGTGCTCGTGCGGCAAGTACAAGCGCGTCCGGTTCAAGGGCATCGTCTGCGAGCGCTGCGGCGTGGAGGTCACCAAGTCCTCCGTCCGTCGTGAGCGCATGGGCCACATCGAGCTCGCCGCCCCGGTGACGCACATCTGGTACTTCAAGGGTGTGCCCAGCCGTCTCGGCTACCTGCTCGACATGGCGCCGAAGGACCTCGAGAAGGTCATCTACTTCGCCGCGTACATGGTCATCGAGGTGGATGAGGACGGCCGTCACGCCGACCTCCCCGGTCTCGAGAACGAGCTGCGCCTCGAGATCAAGACGCTGTCCGACCAGCGCGACGCCCGCGTCGCCGAGCGTCTGCAGCGCCTCGAGACCGACCTCGCCGCGCTCGAGGAGGAAGGCGCGAAGGCCGACCAGAAGCGTCGTGTCAAGGACACGGCGGAGAAGGAGATGGGCCAGATCCGCAAGTCCTTCGACGAGGACATCGCCCGCCTGGAGCGCGTGTGGGAGTCGTTCCGCACCCTCAAGGTCGGCGACCTCAAGCCCGAGGACGCGGACTTCAACGAGCTCGTCGACCGCTACGGCCTGTACTTCGAGGCCTACATGGGCGCCGAGGCGATCAAGCGTCGCCTGCAGGCGTTCGACCTGAACGCCGAGGCCGAGCTGCTCCGCGAGCAGATCGCCAACGGCAAGGGTCAGAAGAAGATCCGCGCGATCAAGCGACTGCGCGTGGTCTCGTCGTTCCTGGCGACCGGCAACTCGCCGGCCGCGATGGTCCTCGACGTCGTCCCGGTGATCCCGCCGGAGCTGCGCCCGATGGTCCAGCTCGACGGTGGCCGTTTCGCCACCAGCGACCTGAACGACCTGTACCGCCGCGTGATCAACCGCAACAACCGCCTGCGTCGTCTGCTCGACCTCGGTGCTCCCGAGATCATCGTGAACAACGAGAAGCGCATGCTGCAGGAGGCCGTCGACGCCCTGTTCGACAACGGCCGCCGCGGTCGTCCCGTCACGGGTACCGGCAACCGCGCCCTCAAGTCCCTCAGCGACATGCTGAAGGGCAAGCAGGGTCGCTTCCGCCAGAACCTGCTCGGTAAGCGCGTCGACTACTCCGGCCGTTCGGTCATCATCGTTGGTCCGCAGCTCAAGCTGCACCAGTGCGGTCTGCCCAAGCAGATGGCGCTGGAGCTGTTCAAGCCGTTCGTCATCAAGCGCCTGATCGACCTGAGCCACGCTCAGAACATCAAGGCCGCGAAGCGGATGGTGGAGCGTTCGCGCCCGCAGGTGTGGGACGTGCTCGAGGAGATCATCCGCGAGCGCCCCGTGCTGCTGAACCGTGCACCCACCCTGCACCGTCTGGGCATCCAGGCGTTCGAGCCGCAGCTCGTCGAGGGCAAGGCCATCCAGCTCCACCCGCTCGTCTGCGCCGCGTTCAACGCGGACTTCGACGGCGACCAGATGGCGGTTCACCTGCCGCTGTCGGTGGAGGCTCAGGCCGAGGCCCGCATCCTGATGCTCGCCTCGAACAACATCCTGAAGCCGTCGGACGGCCGCCCGGTCACCCTGCCCTCGCAGGACATGATCATCGGTCTGCACCACCTCACCACCGTCCGCGAGGGCGCTGTGGGCGAGGGTCGCGCGTTCTCCTCGGTCTCCGAGGCGATCCTCGCGAAGGACCAGGGCACGCTGCACCTCAACGCCAAGGTGAAGATCCGTCTGGACAACTACGTTCCGTCCGACGCGGCCGACACCGGGGCCACCCCGATCACCGCCATCGTGGAGACCACCCTCGGTCGCGCCCTCTTCAACGAGACGCTGCCGGCGGACTACCCCTACGTGGAGGAGGTCGCCGACAAGGGCACGATCTCGTCGATCGTGAACGCCCTCGCGGAGCGGTACCCGAAGGTGGAGGTCGCCGCGGCGCTCGACCGGATCAAGGACGCCGGCTTCTACTGGGGCACCCGCTCGGGCGTCACGGTGTCGCTGAGCGACATCCTGACCCCGCCGAACAAGGCGCAGATCGTGGCCGGCTACGAGAAGAAGGCCGCCAAGATCACCTCCGAGTTCGAGAAGGGTCTGACGACCGACCTCGAGCGTCGCCAGGAGCTGGTGAAGATCTGGACCGAGGCGACCAACGAGGTGGCCGAGGCCATGCGCGCCAACTTCCCGGCGGACAACACCATCAACCGCATGGTGACGTCCGGTGCCCGTGGTAACTGGCTGCAGGTCCGCAACATCGCCGGTATGCGTGGTCTGGTGAACAACCCGAAGGGTGAGATCATCCCTCGTCCGATCATCTCCTCGTACCGCGAGGGACTGTCGGTGGCGGAGTACTTCATCGCGACGCACGGTGCCCGTAAGGGTCTGGCCGACACGGCTCTCCGTACGGCGGACTCGGGCTACCTGACCCGTCGTCTGGTGGACGTCTCGCAGGATGTCATCATCCGTGAGGACGACTGCGGCACGACCAAGGGTCTCGACCTGCCGATCGCAACGGTCGGTGCGGACGGCGCCCTCACCCGTGACCCGAACGTCGAGAACTCGGTGTTCGCCCGTACGCTGGCCGCTGACGCGGTCGGAACGGACGGCACCGTGGTCGCGAAGGCGGGCGACGACGTGGGCGACGTGCTCATCGACAAGCTGGTCGCCGCCGGCGTCACCGACATCAAGGTCCGCTCCGTGCTGACCTGTGAGTCGGCGGTCGGCGTCTGCGCCGCCTGCTACGGCCGTTCGCTCGCGACCGGCAAGCTGGTGGACATCGGCGAGGCGGTCGGCATCATCGCCGCCCAGTCGATCGGCGAGCCCGGAACGCAGCTCACCATGCGTACGTTCCACACGGGTGGTTCGGCCTCCGCGGACGACATCACCCAGGGTCTGCCGCGCGTCCAGGAGCTGTTCGAGGCTCGTACCCCGAAGGGTGCGTCGCCGATCGCCGAGGCCGCCGGTCGCATCGTCATCGAGGAGACGGACAAGTCCCGGAAGGTCATCCTGACCCCGGACAGCGGCGACGAGCCGCACGTCTACCCGGTGCTGAAGCGTTCGACCCTCCTGGTGGAGGACGGGCAGCACGTCGAGCTCGGCCAGCAGCTGATCGTCGGCACCGTCGACCCGAAGGAGGTCCTCCGGGTCAAGGGCGTCCGCGAGGTGCAGAAGCACCTGGTGGGCGGCGTGCAGGGCGTCTACCGCTCGCAGGGTGTGCCGATCCACGACAAGCACATCGAGGTCATCGTCCGCCAGATGCTCCGCAAGGTCACCGTCGTCGACCACGGCGACACCGACCTGCTGCCGGGTGAGCTCGTCGACCGTTCGCGGTACAACGAGATCAACCGTGCTGCGCTGCAGGAGGGCAAGAAGACGGCGTCCGCCCGTCAGGAGGTCATGGGTATCACCAAGGCCTCGCTGGCGACCGAGTCGTGGCTGTCGGCCGCGTCCTTCCAGGAGACCACCCGCGTCCTGACGCAGGCGGCCATGGAGGGCAAGTCCGACCCGCTGATCGGTCTCAAGGAGAACGTCATCATCGGTAAGCTCATCCCGGCCGGAACGGGTCTGTCGCGCTACCGGAACGTCTCCGTGGAGGCGACCGAGGAGGCCAAGGCGGAGCGGTACCCCAACCGCATCTTCGCCGACGACTCCGCGTTCAGCGAGAGCGACCTGAGCTTCGTCGACTTCGACAGCTTCAGCTCGGACGACTACACCCCCGGAACCTACAACTAA
- the rpoB gene encoding DNA-directed RNA polymerase subunit beta produces the protein MAAARNATNTDKTPKNGRAASRLSFAKITDTLTVPDLLALQTESFDWLVGNDAWKARVAEAEAQGRQDLPANTGLEEIFEEISPIEDLGETMQLSFTNPFLEEKKYSIDECKEKGKTYAAPLYVEAEFMNHLTGEIKTQTVFMGDFPLMTEKGTFIINGTERVVVSQLVRSPGVYFEATADKTSDKDIFSARVIPSRGAWLEFEIDKRDQVGVRIDRKRKQSVTVFLKALGLTSEEILSEFAGYQSIELTLEKDAILTKEEALKDIYRKLRPGEQVAAEAARALLDNFYFNPKRYDLAKVGRYKINRKLGLEAPLSESVLTVQDIIATIKYLVALHDGQTTIKGLRNGVETDIRLDIDDIDHFGNRRIRAVGELIQNQVRTGLSRMERVVRERMTTQDIEAITPQTLINVRPVVAAIKEFFGTSQLSQFMDQNNPLAGLTHKRRLSALGPGGLSRERAGVEVRDVHPSHYGRMCPIETPEGPNIGLIGSLASFARINSFGFIETPYRKVVDGRVTDQIDYLTASEEDDFVVAQANAPLDANGHFVEERVLARQKGGEVDLIPAEEIGYMDVSPRQMVSVGTSLIPFLEHDDANRALMGANMQRQAVPLLRSESPVVGTGMEGYAAIDAGDVITAEKSGVVTEVSADAVTVQADDGTYQTYYLRKFDRSNQGTSYNHRVIVDEGDRIEQGEVVADGPATENGELALGKNLLVAFMPWEGHNFEDAIILSQNLVKDDTLSSIHIEEYEVDARDTKLGKEEITRDLPNVSPDLLADLDERGIIRIGAEVRPGDILVGKVTPKGETELSAEERLLRAIFNEKSREVRDTSLKVPHGEEGTVIGVKVFDSQDGDDELGSGVNQRVVVYIAQKRKITAGDKLAGRHGNKGVISKILPVEDMPFLADGTPVDVILNPLGVPGRMNFGQVLEIHLGWIAKNGWEIKGKPKWAAELPEAAFSAEPNTKVATPVFDGAKEEEIAGLLDSTLPTRDGDRLIGSSGKTQLFDGRSGEPYPDPVSVGYMYILKLHHLVDDKIHARSTGPYSMITQQPLGGKAQFGGQRFGEMEVWALEAYGAAYALQELLTIKSDDILGRVKVYEAIVKGENIQEPGIPESFKVLIKEMQSLCLNVEVLSADGQAVSLRDSDDEAFRAAEELGINISSRFESSSIDEI, from the coding sequence TTGGCTGCTGCGCGCAACGCAACCAACACCGACAAGACACCCAAGAACGGACGAGCCGCATCCCGACTCTCCTTCGCCAAGATCACGGACACCCTGACCGTTCCCGATCTGCTCGCACTGCAGACCGAGAGCTTCGACTGGCTGGTCGGCAACGACGCGTGGAAGGCTCGCGTCGCAGAAGCCGAGGCCCAGGGCCGTCAGGATCTTCCCGCCAACACGGGCCTCGAGGAGATCTTCGAGGAGATCTCTCCCATCGAGGACCTCGGCGAGACCATGCAGCTCTCGTTCACGAACCCGTTCCTCGAGGAGAAGAAGTACTCGATCGACGAATGCAAGGAGAAGGGCAAGACCTACGCTGCCCCGCTCTACGTCGAGGCCGAGTTCATGAACCACCTCACCGGTGAGATCAAGACCCAGACGGTCTTCATGGGCGACTTCCCGCTGATGACCGAGAAGGGCACCTTCATCATCAACGGCACCGAGCGTGTCGTCGTCTCGCAGCTCGTCCGCTCCCCGGGCGTGTACTTCGAGGCCACCGCCGACAAGACGTCCGACAAGGACATCTTCTCGGCACGCGTGATCCCGAGCCGCGGTGCGTGGCTCGAGTTCGAGATCGACAAGCGCGACCAGGTCGGTGTCCGCATCGACCGCAAGCGCAAGCAGTCGGTCACGGTGTTCCTGAAGGCCCTCGGCCTCACCAGCGAGGAGATCCTCTCCGAGTTCGCCGGGTACCAGTCCATCGAGCTGACCCTCGAGAAGGACGCCATCCTCACCAAGGAGGAGGCGCTCAAGGACATCTACCGCAAGCTGCGTCCGGGCGAGCAGGTCGCCGCCGAGGCCGCGCGTGCGCTGCTCGACAACTTCTACTTCAACCCGAAGCGCTACGACCTCGCCAAGGTCGGCCGTTACAAGATCAACCGCAAGCTCGGCCTCGAGGCCCCGCTGTCGGAGTCGGTGCTGACCGTCCAGGACATCATCGCCACGATCAAGTACCTGGTCGCCCTGCACGACGGCCAGACCACCATCAAGGGTCTCCGCAACGGCGTCGAGACGGACATCCGCCTCGACATCGACGACATCGACCACTTCGGCAACCGTCGTATCCGCGCCGTCGGCGAGCTCATCCAGAACCAGGTCCGCACCGGTCTCTCCCGCATGGAGCGCGTCGTCCGCGAGCGCATGACCACGCAGGACATCGAGGCGATCACGCCGCAGACCCTGATCAACGTGCGACCCGTCGTCGCGGCGATCAAGGAGTTCTTCGGAACGTCGCAGCTGTCGCAGTTCATGGACCAGAACAACCCGCTCGCGGGTCTGACCCACAAGCGTCGCCTCTCCGCGCTCGGCCCCGGTGGTCTGAGCCGTGAGCGTGCCGGCGTCGAGGTCCGTGACGTCCACCCGTCGCACTACGGCCGCATGTGCCCGATCGAGACGCCGGAAGGCCCGAACATCGGTCTGATCGGCTCGCTCGCGTCGTTCGCGCGGATCAACTCCTTCGGCTTCATCGAGACGCCGTACCGCAAGGTCGTCGACGGCCGGGTCACCGACCAGATCGACTACCTCACGGCCTCGGAGGAGGACGACTTCGTCGTCGCGCAGGCGAACGCCCCGCTCGACGCGAACGGCCACTTCGTGGAGGAGCGCGTCCTCGCCCGTCAGAAGGGCGGCGAGGTCGACCTGATCCCCGCCGAGGAGATCGGCTACATGGACGTCTCGCCGCGCCAGATGGTGTCGGTCGGTACGTCGCTGATCCCCTTCCTCGAGCACGACGACGCCAACCGAGCCCTCATGGGTGCGAACATGCAGCGCCAGGCGGTGCCGCTGCTCCGCTCGGAGAGCCCGGTCGTCGGAACCGGTATGGAGGGCTACGCGGCCATCGACGCGGGTGACGTGATCACCGCCGAGAAGTCCGGTGTGGTCACCGAGGTCTCGGCCGACGCGGTCACCGTCCAGGCGGACGACGGCACGTACCAGACCTACTACCTGCGCAAGTTCGACCGCTCGAACCAGGGCACGTCCTACAACCACCGCGTGATCGTGGACGAGGGCGACCGCATCGAGCAGGGCGAGGTCGTCGCAGACGGTCCCGCGACCGAGAACGGCGAGCTCGCGCTCGGCAAGAACCTGCTCGTCGCATTCATGCCGTGGGAGGGTCACAACTTCGAGGATGCGATCATCCTCAGCCAGAACCTGGTGAAGGACGACACCCTCTCCTCGATCCACATCGAGGAGTACGAGGTCGACGCCCGCGACACCAAGCTCGGCAAGGAGGAGATCACCCGCGACCTCCCGAACGTCAGCCCGGACCTCCTGGCCGACCTCGACGAGCGCGGCATCATCCGCATCGGCGCCGAGGTGCGCCCCGGCGACATCCTCGTCGGCAAGGTCACGCCGAAGGGCGAGACCGAGCTGTCGGCCGAGGAGCGCCTGCTCCGCGCGATCTTCAACGAGAAGAGCCGCGAGGTGCGCGACACCTCCCTCAAGGTCCCGCACGGCGAGGAGGGCACCGTCATCGGTGTCAAGGTCTTCGACTCGCAGGACGGCGACGACGAGCTCGGCTCCGGCGTGAACCAGCGCGTGGTGGTCTACATCGCTCAGAAGCGCAAGATCACCGCGGGTGACAAGCTCGCCGGCCGTCACGGCAACAAGGGCGTCATCTCCAAGATCCTGCCGGTCGAGGACATGCCGTTCCTCGCCGACGGGACGCCGGTCGACGTCATCCTCAACCCGCTGGGTGTCCCCGGTCGAATGAACTTCGGTCAGGTCCTGGAGATCCACCTCGGGTGGATCGCCAAGAACGGCTGGGAGATCAAGGGCAAGCCGAAGTGGGCCGCTGAGCTCCCCGAGGCCGCCTTCTCCGCCGAGCCGAACACGAAGGTCGCGACCCCGGTGTTCGACGGCGCGAAGGAGGAGGAGATCGCAGGTCTGCTCGACTCGACCCTCCCGACCCGCGACGGCGACCGCCTGATCGGCTCCTCCGGTAAGACGCAGCTGTTCGACGGCCGCTCCGGCGAGCCGTACCCGGACCCTGTGTCGGTCGGCTACATGTACATCCTGAAGCTGCACCACCTGGTCGACGACAAGATCCACGCCCGTTCGACCGGCCCGTACTCGATGATCACCCAGCAGCCGCTCGGTGGTAAGGCGCAGTTCGGTGGTCAGCGCTTCGGTGAGATGGAGGTGTGGGCCCTCGAGGCCTACGGTGCCGCGTACGCGCTGCAGGAGCTCCTGACCATCAAGTCGGATGACATCCTCGGCCGCGTGAAGGTCTACGAGGCCATCGTCAAGGGTGAGAACATCCAGGAGCCGGGCATCCCGGAGTCCTTCAAGGTGCTCATCAAGGAGATGCAGTCCCTCTGCCTGAACGTGGAGGTCCTGTCGGCCGACGGCCAGGCGGTCAGCCTGCGCGACTCGGACGACGAGGCCTTCCGCGCCGCGGAGGAGCTCGGAATCAACATCTCCTCCCGCTTCGAGTCGTCGTCGATCGACGAAATCTAA
- a CDS encoding aldehyde reductase, giving the protein MSDPNAATPPSTPAADLVLVTGGSGFLGAHCILALLDAGYRVRTTIRTPARAADVRQQLAAGGVDDPVDRLEFAIADLTSDGGWGDAVAGCRFVLHVASPFPSSQPKNADDLIIPARDGALRVLRAARDGGVERVVLTSSFAAVGYGHPPTDRPFTEEDWTDLDSGRRLSPYVQSKTIAERAAWAFVAAEGGDLELATVNPVGILGPVLGPDISTSVELVRLLKEGRLPRLPDVHFGIVDVRDVAALHLLAMTRPEAAGQRFLAIAGEVMSAQEVALLIRGHLGEAAGRRVSTKLMPEWMLRAAAPFSRRVRDSLPDIGTARRATAQKAISVLGWAPRSREEAVIATVDTLPTYRSHRT; this is encoded by the coding sequence GTGAGCGACCCGAACGCGGCCACCCCGCCATCCACTCCCGCCGCCGACCTGGTGCTCGTGACCGGCGGCTCCGGATTCCTCGGCGCGCACTGCATCCTCGCGCTGCTCGACGCCGGCTACCGGGTGCGCACCACGATCCGCACACCGGCCCGTGCCGCGGACGTCCGCCAGCAGCTCGCGGCTGGCGGTGTCGACGACCCGGTCGACCGGCTCGAGTTCGCGATCGCCGACCTGACCTCGGACGGCGGATGGGGCGATGCCGTCGCGGGGTGCCGCTTCGTCCTGCACGTGGCCTCGCCGTTCCCGTCCTCCCAGCCGAAGAACGCGGACGACCTGATCATCCCGGCGCGCGACGGCGCCCTGCGCGTGCTGCGCGCCGCCCGCGACGGCGGCGTCGAGCGCGTCGTGCTCACCTCATCCTTCGCGGCGGTCGGCTACGGGCATCCCCCGACCGACCGGCCCTTCACCGAGGAGGACTGGACCGACCTCGACAGCGGCCGCCGGCTGAGCCCGTACGTGCAGTCGAAGACCATCGCCGAGCGCGCGGCGTGGGCCTTCGTCGCCGCGGAGGGCGGAGACCTCGAGCTCGCGACCGTGAACCCGGTCGGCATCCTCGGGCCGGTGCTCGGCCCGGACATCTCCACCTCGGTCGAGCTCGTCCGCCTGCTGAAGGAGGGGCGCCTCCCTCGCCTCCCCGACGTGCACTTCGGCATCGTCGACGTGCGCGACGTCGCCGCGTTGCACCTCCTCGCCATGACGCGGCCGGAGGCGGCAGGTCAGCGTTTCCTCGCCATCGCCGGCGAGGTCATGTCGGCGCAGGAGGTCGCGCTGCTGATCCGCGGTCACCTCGGCGAGGCGGCAGGGCGCCGGGTCAGCACCAAGCTGATGCCCGAGTGGATGCTGCGGGCGGCCGCCCCCTTCAGCCGGCGCGTCCGCGACTCGCTCCCCGACATCGGGACGGCGCGCCGCGCCACCGCGCAGAAGGCGATCAGCGTGCTCGGCTGGGCGCCCCGCTCACGCGAGGAGGCCGTGATCGCCACCGTGGACACCCTCCCGACCTACCGCTCCCACCGCACCTGA
- a CDS encoding response regulator transcription factor: protein MTGDLRIRVAVADDQAIIRDGLVTVLGLLPDIEVVGEAADGEEAVALAVAARPDVLLMDLRMPVLDGAAATARVREVAPETAVLILTTYADDESIVGALRAGARGYLTKDAGRAELAAAVRAVASGQTTLAPEVGARVIGALTGAAPAPVAEVDAAGALLARFPSLTRREAEVLALIGDGLSNAEIARTLFVSVATVKTHINAIFAKLAVRDRAQAIALVRS, encoded by the coding sequence GTGACTGGCGACCTGCGCATCCGTGTCGCCGTCGCCGACGACCAGGCGATCATCCGCGACGGGCTGGTCACCGTGCTCGGTCTGCTGCCCGACATCGAGGTGGTCGGCGAGGCGGCGGACGGCGAGGAGGCGGTCGCGCTCGCCGTGGCCGCGCGCCCCGACGTCCTGCTCATGGACCTGCGGATGCCGGTGCTCGACGGCGCAGCGGCGACCGCCCGCGTGCGCGAGGTCGCACCGGAGACCGCGGTGCTCATCCTCACCACGTACGCCGACGACGAGTCGATCGTCGGCGCGTTGCGGGCGGGAGCGCGCGGCTACCTGACGAAGGACGCCGGCCGCGCCGAGCTCGCCGCGGCCGTGCGTGCCGTCGCCAGCGGGCAGACGACCCTCGCGCCGGAGGTCGGCGCGCGCGTGATCGGCGCGCTCACCGGCGCTGCGCCCGCTCCCGTCGCCGAGGTGGATGCGGCAGGCGCCCTGCTCGCCCGCTTCCCTTCCCTGACGCGGCGCGAGGCCGAAGTCCTCGCCTTGATCGGCGACGGCCTGAGCAACGCTGAGATCGCGCGGACGCTCTTCGTCAGTGTCGCGACGGTCAAGACGCACATCAACGCGATCTTCGCGAAGCTCGCCGTGCGCGACCGCGCGCAGGCGATCGCGCTCGTCCGCTCGTGA
- a CDS encoding histidine kinase yields the protein MNVSVRPSWLAVALTAVGAAAIGYALVRTHTEHRPVWVLVLGLISVVLWVVRSALAKAGLRRAAFVCAVVLVVVGAVVAAPTDGLTVVPAAIGVLVVLGDPRDPLWLGLLVGGVGIALVALGAVPAGTDIPNLLAMMGGILLAVFAGLSRRQFRVAEEQAVLLRERAVAMKEEASRIAIARDLHDVLAHSLGGLVIQLDAVDALLESGDTDGARSRVVAARGLAADGLAEARRAVATLREPAAVGAAPVPPAVLRAALDELIAAHRSLGGRAQLGVTGDGVELSAQQAEALQRALQEALSNARKHAPGEPVAAELVWQDDRVRLIVSNPLTGGAGASALAASGGRYGLEGMRERFAALPAGGSVQAVAADGRFVLTAEAMLR from the coding sequence GTGAACGTCTCCGTCCGCCCCAGCTGGCTCGCCGTGGCCCTGACCGCGGTGGGCGCCGCGGCCATCGGCTACGCGCTCGTCCGCACCCACACCGAGCACCGCCCGGTGTGGGTGCTCGTGCTCGGGCTGATCTCCGTGGTGCTGTGGGTGGTGCGCAGCGCGCTGGCGAAGGCGGGGCTCCGTCGCGCCGCTTTCGTCTGCGCGGTGGTCCTTGTGGTCGTAGGCGCGGTCGTCGCGGCGCCCACGGACGGGCTGACCGTCGTCCCCGCGGCGATCGGCGTGCTCGTCGTACTCGGCGACCCACGGGATCCGCTGTGGCTCGGACTGCTCGTCGGCGGCGTCGGCATCGCCCTGGTCGCTCTCGGCGCCGTGCCCGCCGGCACCGACATCCCGAACCTCCTCGCCATGATGGGCGGGATCCTGCTGGCCGTCTTCGCCGGTCTCAGCAGGCGGCAGTTCCGGGTGGCGGAGGAGCAGGCCGTCCTCCTCCGCGAGCGCGCGGTCGCGATGAAGGAGGAGGCGTCGCGCATCGCCATCGCGCGCGATCTCCACGACGTGCTGGCGCACAGCCTCGGCGGCCTCGTCATCCAGCTGGATGCGGTGGACGCCCTCCTCGAATCCGGCGACACCGACGGTGCCCGCTCGCGGGTGGTCGCCGCCCGCGGCCTGGCCGCCGACGGGCTCGCTGAGGCCCGTCGCGCCGTCGCCACCCTGCGCGAGCCCGCCGCGGTCGGCGCCGCGCCGGTACCGCCCGCCGTGCTGCGGGCCGCCTTGGACGAGCTGATCGCCGCGCACCGTTCACTCGGCGGGCGGGCGCAGCTCGGGGTGACGGGCGACGGCGTGGAGCTCAGCGCGCAGCAGGCCGAGGCGCTGCAGCGCGCCCTCCAGGAAGCGCTGAGCAACGCCCGCAAGCATGCGCCAGGCGAGCCGGTCGCGGCCGAGCTGGTCTGGCAGGATGACCGCGTGCGCCTCATCGTTTCCAATCCGCTCACGGGCGGGGCCGGGGCATCGGCGCTCGCCGCATCCGGCGGCCGGTACGGGCTCGAGGGGATGCGCGAGCGCTTCGCCGCGCTCCCGGCCGGCGGCTCGGTGCAGGCCGTCGCGGCCGACGGCCGGTTCGTCCTGACGGCGGAGGCGATGCTGCGGTGA